The sequence below is a genomic window from Mercenaria mercenaria strain notata chromosome 14, MADL_Memer_1, whole genome shotgun sequence.
CAGTCAGAATGATTTTGTTATCTAGGCCGGAACCACCTTACAGaggttcaagttttttttctgtaacgttgatgaaagaATAAAAGATATGGAGTGTCTTTGTCATATGAAATGTTGAGACAatatgactggtgcacgatggaaaatAAATCAACACTTGTTCAGTGTGCATAATATCGATTTACCGATCTGTCCGTTTTCGGTGAGAAATGGGTTATAGCATTTTCCCGTTCGTGaacatggttcttatagtatacctaatGGGATTGTACAACATGTATAATGCTTTTTTTCTTTATGATGAGGTGCCACAGGCCTAAACTTgcgtaattttattattttgcttggctcaaaaagtacataaaatgaTCACAAACATTAGAAGTAAATAAATTGATTTGATGGTAATTGCATTCTCCAGAAGAGTATGATATTAGATTACATTGAGTATGAAACTTCAGTTTTACAGACCGTGTGTAGGCATGTTTGCCTTTATGTATATGAGAGATTGAATAAAATTAGtgttaaaatgttgaatgtttcAGGTAATCCGAACACGAAAGTAAGATATGAAAATTGAGTCATAAATGAAGGTAGATGCTCGTTTCCTTTATATGTTACATGATCGACCACATTTCTGATCCCGTCAAGTTATTATTTCGGCAAATGGCTACAGTTGCAAATTCACGTTCCGAGGCTCTGATCTACTGTATTTATTGTTGGTTAAATGTCACTTTTACAGAGAGCCTGTTGCTACAAATAGCTTTATATAGACAATAGCGATATACATGCCAGTGTTTGCTTACTCCACCCGCACTAATTGGTATTAAATGGCAATTAAGGTAACGGACCCGTAATAGattacctccttttgaagagtattcaattcctatcataatcctactttgactaatttttcgcgagggcgtaggttcaagacGAACCAGGacgaaactttttttctttatatttctatAGAGTTTCAGAACCTTTTTCTAGTATGACAAaccttttttcaagacttattattgatttacaGTACAAAGGcggatttttattttttcatttgataagccatttcttgctgtttaaaatgaagtTACCTCTAATGTAGAAGGGTACAGGGTTAGACACCTttgaaaatattgagttacatgcggtaatagttctttattttgcctttacGCTTTAGCTTACATACTATGGAAGAAATACGTATAGGTAGTTGTTACTTCTGccccatggttatttttgaatgtagaGAGCAAAATTTATAACAGTCTTACAGGTCTCGGCCATATGTTTTCAGTGTTGCTCATAATTTTTCCTTCCGATTAAATCGTTTTACTTGAGGCTCCATAGCAAAACTGTTATCGACAGTTTTACTTTGTGTTTAATGATTGTTTActaatactttgaggtttcttttatcaaagttATTGGTATAATAAATTCTCTGCGAACATTTTGTTACAGGTGttatcacattgaaatttgtctgtatTTGAGCCGgtggaaatatcataaattatagaAGATcttaaaaaaaacgaaactgtaaaagttgtttaaaaattgaaacacagtgcaaaacaatgttaactttaaaacTGTATCAAGTTTAAGCATTACTATTACTTAACAAGTATGAAACGTCAATTCTACAGTGTGCGTGACGCTTGATATAAACTAGCTGACGAAGCATTTATAACGTCACTTATAAAGTAAAGTATCTTTTATAACTCTAAATCTAGCCCGTTATATTAAATGAACTGTAGAAATATCAATGTAATCATTTCAAAAGTAGCCCATTACACCTATCATTACAAGAAtatcacaggagacagcgcactttACAATTAATGGATAGTGATATTGGGCACTTTCGAGGAAGTAGGAGATGtcacttgagtgtttaatgaccTCAATGTAGATGAAGATATTGGGCAATaacttaagtctgtgtcaaatgtatttttaaCACCAGATTGAGCTTAAGTGTATGGAAACATCAAATacgtataaaagggacataattcaatgAAAATGTCTGCGAAAGTAATGCATCATGTGCAATattatgtgacaaataatgtggaacaaaaattttatgtttgaatcaaatctatttagtaatgaATGAGACAGAGCAAAGTgtgtgcatcacaacttgaacctgaactTCTAAGTAAACAAAAGGGAATATTTTGTAACGTATTGGTTCCAGCGTTACGGACCTTGTGAAGTATGATGTGGGTGAATATATggaataacaattttaagtttgaatcaaatcgatTCAGTAACACAAGGGATACGGTAAAAAATCAAGAATAAACCGAAACTATATGTAAAACGatgacataattcatgaaatattggagtaAGAGTCatgaacattgtgtcatatgatatggaaGAACTTTTCTAAATCTGAATTAAATCTATGGAATAACAGAtctaacaaacaaattaaaatgcaccaaaactaacctgaaattctaagtaaaaagggggataattcatgacaGGTTGGAGCCAGGGATATGGACGGCCTTGTgtaacttgtgtcatatgatgtgggtgatggtgtggaacaagtattctaagtttgaatcaaataaatttAGTCATACTAGTAATAGCCGAGGTAGAGccaaagtgcaccaaaactttataccgaaattctaagtaaaaagtggcgggggtgggggggggggggtgagaattattcatgaaatattggtgcgagagttatgacctgtgtgtcatatgatgtgagtgaagATTAGAAGTATCTATTTtgagtttgaagcaaatccatcatgtaattacagagagaaagagaaagagaaccaaaattttaataaaggtgtggacgcggaaggacgccaacgttgaggtcgagtaggatagctcttcataTTTTTCGTATAGTTGTTACGTTCGCTTTCGCATAGCCTACAGGTTTAAAGCCTTTCTCTGACACCTGTGTCAGTGAGTTGACTCTTTGGCACTGTGGTTAGATAATTGGACTAGCACCGGAGCGACTCGggtttgacccccccccccacagaCTGTTGGGATTATTTCGTCATAAGATGCTACGCTCTTTGATTTATTACGCCTTAACCATCGTGAGATAGGCACGTCTTGGATATCTTGTGCCGAAAATGGATCTTTGTATGCCAAAATGGCTAGCACGTCATCATAAATGATGACTTCTTTGAAGAGGGGAAGTGTTACGGTCGCTTAGGCATAGCCTACACCTTtaaaccaatctctgacaactgtgTCAGTGAGTCGACTCTTTAGCTCAATAGTTAGAGCATAGAACAAGCACCAGAGAGGCCCGGGTTCGCATTCCGCCACAGGCTGTTGGGGTTTGTTTCTCGTCATAAAATactatgctctttgatttgttacagCTAAATGTCGTaagatagtcgagctaaaatgataTATGAAATGTAGCAGGCTGATTCCCTTCATATTCACTTCCGGTATTAGTCATATTTTCCTATAGAacgttaattaattatttttaccaCTAAGATAATTTTTACAAAAACCATCAACTATTTAAAGATACAAACAAATAACTGGTGTTACATGTATTCATCTATGTCTGCATGACCGTTTGAACGAATTATCATGATACGAGTTCAGACTTGCACCAGAGGGAAATGACTtggcaagaaatatttaaaggaGTATACTCAATATCAAGAATTATTCAGTGTCATTCAGTGATTCATTCACGGGCCTTTTTCATTGGCCAAGGCAAGCagatatttactatttatgaatCAGTACAATATAATGACTAAAAGtaagatttatttattatagaaTGCATTTTAGTAGTCATATAACGTCTTCAAATAGCAGTTTGAAGCAAAAATGACAGCTCAGCTCAATATGACTTaaatttttgcaatgtaaattttCACAGCATGTTAGTAATACATTGGTCCATCTGCGCAAAGTAATACTGTGAGCATTTTAAAGAATGCCTCAATAGGAGTTAGCATTTTGCTGACGATATGTGAGTTATACCTTTCATATTATCTCGCTAAGCAAATGTAAGTTTATTACAATCTATCACTTTGATATTTGGCAACTGATTCATTTCAAAAGTTACTATATGATATTTGTGAAAGGTACTGCACTGCCGATCGAGACATTTGCTGAAAATCTAAGGATGATTAGTCCGTACAATCATACAGAGCGTAGAGTAGGATTAAATAATCTAACATGATTGTATTATTCTGAAatactaaacattttatttgcacaaattttaaataaagtgaGAACAAAGTGCTGCGGAGTACAAGGACATTGATTCAGTTTTAAACACATAAACAAATTGTATTACTGACGGTTTGTAAAGGATAAACCAATTGACAAAGTGAGCACATTTATCTACATTCAGCTGAAATTTGTGGTAAATGTTAACGTTTCTCTCTACAACTGCTTACGTCTTTCCTAATATCATAGGATTGTATAGCGCATTTAAACAAATGGTCAATAGTGAACATTGGACATGTTTCAGCGTTGAAATCATGAAACCGATatttatatgctttttatatctcattacttcttttaaaaaattctaattATTCCGTATTTGATAGTTATCATCTCGGAACTCATTGACTTAAATTACATGAAAGTCATTGAAATTCGTCACTTTAAAGGGGTAACCAACTAGAAGAAAACATTTGCATTATAAGTGGTGAACAAAACAACGAAACTTATCGGTGCAGAGTTTTATTGTTCTTATAGTTCTTCATCAATCATTTCACAAGTATTTCTATATTCTTGATCTCATTTGGTCGTTAAGCTGTATATAAGAGAATCCCATTGAAACTGGTCCCATGATCATTGTGTATTCCTTCGTAGGAAGTACATGCACCAACACTGACAACATCATCAATAGCAAGATATACAGGCATTGTCGCTGTTATCTGATATGATCCAACTTCATGAGCACCGAACTTATCGGAGAAAAGGTCAAGTATGCTAACTCCGTTCTTTTGAACATAACATTGAACCTTTTGGTAGTCCTTTTCCTGTGCAGGGGATAGTGTGGCGGCTATGTAGTACATACCGGCAACTGGAGCCTTGAACTGTCCTGTAGTTCTGTTGTATCCATTACCATTGTTCATGACCACATTAGGAAACGTCACATCAGTGCCAAGGATCTCAAAACCAGTGGCTAAATACTCGACATGAGGTTCTGCAAAACACGAATCAACAGCCTGTTATATGCAGTTAGAAGCTTGAATTTTTGGAAATACTATgtggttatttaacattgttctgtccaatacggagatatatttggacgagtacccagctgagaaaaccatattggacgagccgctggGTACGATGGAAATACtatgaggttatttaacattgttctgtccaatacggagatatatttggacgagtagccagctgagaaaaccatattggacgagccgctaggcgtgtccaatatggttttcccagctgggtacgagtccaaatatatctcgtattggacagtacaatgttaaataacgtTTTTATTCTTCTATATCTATTGTATTTAGTTTAAATTAGAAATGATTCactaaatattgtatttctgcttTTTCTTGATCTataatcctgatttcaagacgtataatcaaactctgtacacagagcgcctacttcagccgatttacattcggaacattttcacgcgtttcgggctttaccgtatgtttaacatgggactgttgaaccgtccaaatacggaaacaGTACAGGTTATTTTGTATGCACGTAAgtccaatacggtaatatattgtacggtcacgtgttgcaaataaacgttcacgattggataaataagATAGATATAGAATTATAAATGATACAACCATTTACTGTTACTGTTATCAGATTTGATTGTTTTAGTGTTTATTAGACGCATATCTTTCTGAAGTCGTAGTAGCTTAATTTAAAACAGTGAAACCATGTAATTCTTGGTGTTCGCGTCCATCAATTATTTTTGTAATAGTTAACTTTTCATCACCTCTGTAACTGTAACTTGAACTATCATTAGGGGCACCACTACATAAATGTAGATTCTGAATTTGTTTGAACTTTCCGTAAGGCCTTTACTGACCTAAAGCTTAGAGTATTTCAATAATGAAAGAAATCAAGGTAATCAAGAAAATGATAATAAGTATAAAAGCACTATCAAGGAAGATAAAAAATATTGgtagaagcacagagcaccccaaacacttatattttttcaacataaGTAAAACTCATACTGCATTGGCAACATTCTATGAAGTCTTAGAACTTGTAGTATTATGCGAATCAAATTTACACACAAAATGATTTACCTTTGATTGTTTCTAATCTGCTAATGCGCTGTTCCAGATTGTTGAGCTTACAATCTGCGaaacagaagaaataaaaatgttagtcACTTCCATATAAAATTGTTTACTCACTTCTAATGACCAAATATTATTTCTGTACGTTAAGTCGTATATAATTTGTACCTTTTCAcgtataaatgtatatttttaattaaatgatcAAGCTATATCATGTTCAATTAATGGTATAAGTAGCTACTGCAATTAAGCTGCATTTCCTAAATTATCATAACTAATGAATTCAAGCATAATACTGCAAGCATGCTGCACATCTGATGTTTTTCTATTGTAGGGGTAATGCATATtgtgtataaacgtctgcagaagTCCGCTGGTATGTTTAagatatccataaccggggcccaGAATTAACAGCACTACCAAAAGCATGCACTgaaggttttgtttttaaacggtttgttttatttctct
It includes:
- the LOC123526290 gene encoding complement C1q tumor necrosis factor-related protein 3-like; translated protein: MFFALLLTFASYPVFSAGQTCGTKPDLYCKLNNLEQRISRLETIKEPHVEYLATGFEILGTDVTFPNVVMNNGNGYNRTTGQFKAPVAGMYYIAATLSPAQEKDYQKVQCYVQKNGVSILDLFSDKFGAHEVGSYQITATMPVYLAIDDVVSVGACTSYEGIHNDHGTSFNGILLYTA